A region of Dethiosulfovibrio russensis DNA encodes the following proteins:
- a CDS encoding phosphoglycerate kinase, with the protein MNLRTPDYGSLRGKKVLVRVDFNVPLKDGLVSDDTRIRAHLPTLKALKDVGAIVALASHLGRPKGKINPEFSLKAVVPAVEKLLGPVDFVEDCVGPKVEKALRNSTGKILLLENTRFHKEEEANDPDFSLSMAAPFDVFLLDAFSASHRAHASTVGVQEHLDSYAGYLLDEEISALSKVRDHSEPPFVLVLGGAKVSDKIGVIDNLMSKVSSIVIGGGMAFTFLKAKGGTVGKSLLDEGHLEFAASMLEKAEKSGVTVELPVDVVAATSIEDLSGLTSCAADEIPDDLMGLDIGPESVRAFSKIIEGAKTILWNGPSGVFEVETFSRGTKGLCDAVAKATSQGAFSVVGGGDTASAVSSMGYRSKVSHVSTGGGASLEFCEGKVLPGIAPLLLD; encoded by the coding sequence TTGAACCTAAGGACTCCCGACTACGGTTCTCTTAGGGGCAAGAAAGTCCTGGTGAGGGTGGACTTCAACGTTCCGTTGAAAGACGGTCTCGTATCGGACGACACGAGGATAAGAGCCCACCTGCCGACCTTGAAGGCCTTGAAGGACGTTGGAGCTATCGTAGCTTTGGCCTCCCATCTAGGTCGTCCGAAAGGCAAAATAAATCCAGAGTTCAGCCTGAAGGCGGTAGTGCCGGCAGTGGAAAAGCTGCTTGGCCCCGTAGACTTCGTCGAGGACTGCGTCGGTCCCAAAGTGGAGAAAGCCCTGAGAAACTCGACGGGAAAGATCCTCCTGTTGGAGAACACCAGATTCCACAAGGAAGAAGAGGCCAACGACCCCGACTTTTCCCTTTCCATGGCGGCTCCTTTCGATGTCTTCCTGTTGGATGCCTTCAGTGCATCCCACAGGGCTCATGCTTCCACCGTAGGAGTTCAGGAACACCTCGATTCCTACGCCGGCTACCTTTTGGACGAGGAGATATCCGCATTGTCAAAGGTGAGAGACCATTCCGAACCACCTTTCGTGCTCGTATTGGGAGGAGCGAAGGTCTCGGATAAGATAGGGGTCATAGACAACCTCATGTCCAAGGTGTCCTCCATAGTGATAGGAGGAGGAATGGCCTTCACGTTCCTCAAGGCAAAAGGTGGTACGGTGGGCAAATCCCTTCTCGACGAGGGGCACCTCGAATTTGCCGCTTCCATGCTGGAGAAGGCGGAAAAATCGGGCGTGACGGTGGAGTTACCTGTCGACGTCGTAGCGGCTACATCTATAGAGGATTTATCGGGACTTACTTCCTGTGCTGCCGACGAAATCCCCGACGACTTGATGGGACTGGATATAGGTCCCGAATCCGTAAGGGCATTCTCTAAGATCATCGAAGGAGCAAAGACCATACTCTGGAATGGCCCGTCCGGAGTTTTCGAGGTCGAGACTTTCTCCAGGGGAACCAAGGGCCTATGCGATGCAGTGGCTAAAGCTACATCGCAAGGGGCTTTCTCCGTAGTAGGTGGAGGAGATACTGCCTCGGCGGTATCCTCTATGGGGTACAGGTCGAAGGTTTCCCATGTGTCTACCGGAGGAGGAGCCAGTCTCGAGTTCTGCGAGGGGAAAGTCCTTCCCGGCATAGCTCCTCTTTTGCTCGATTAA
- the gap gene encoding type I glyceraldehyde-3-phosphate dehydrogenase, with protein sequence MSKVKVAINGFGRIGRLVLRALHEYDQEGLIDIVATNSRSTSEQRAYLFKYDSVHRRYQGKVDYDDENIFVDGKAIATLRHSTPDQFNWGDLGVDIVIEASGIYKDTEKAQAHLDSGAKKVVITAPGSGEGLGTFVMGVNEESYDPSVHHIVSNASCTTNCLAPVAKILNDEFNIVKGVMTTVHAYTGDQKTVDSSHKKFHRGRAAAVSMVPTSTGAAKAVGLVIPELKGRLNGMALRVPTPNVSVVDLVVELPKSVTAEEINSTVKKYSEGSMSRYLGYETDDCVSMDFVHDSRSSIFAPNHTMAIDNMVKVLSWYDNEWGYSCRCLDLVNHMIRKGL encoded by the coding sequence ATGTCTAAGGTTAAAGTCGCAATTAACGGTTTTGGTAGAATAGGAAGATTGGTCCTCAGAGCCCTTCATGAGTACGACCAGGAGGGGTTGATAGACATAGTGGCGACAAACAGTCGCTCGACTTCGGAGCAGAGAGCCTACCTTTTCAAGTACGATTCGGTTCATCGCAGGTATCAGGGAAAAGTCGACTACGACGACGAAAATATCTTCGTGGACGGCAAGGCCATAGCCACTCTTCGACATTCGACCCCGGACCAGTTTAACTGGGGCGACCTTGGAGTTGATATCGTAATCGAGGCATCTGGAATATACAAGGATACGGAAAAAGCCCAAGCACACCTCGACTCAGGGGCTAAGAAGGTGGTAATCACGGCACCTGGCAGCGGAGAAGGGCTGGGAACCTTTGTGATGGGGGTCAACGAGGAGTCTTACGATCCCTCGGTGCATCACATCGTCTCCAACGCTTCCTGTACTACCAACTGTCTAGCTCCTGTGGCGAAGATCCTGAACGACGAGTTCAACATCGTAAAAGGGGTTATGACAACCGTCCACGCCTATACAGGAGACCAAAAAACGGTCGACTCATCTCATAAAAAGTTCCACAGGGGAAGAGCGGCCGCCGTCTCCATGGTCCCTACCTCAACCGGAGCTGCCAAGGCTGTAGGCTTGGTAATTCCGGAACTCAAGGGCAGACTGAACGGAATGGCCCTGAGGGTCCCCACTCCTAACGTCTCCGTAGTCGATCTCGTCGTCGAGCTTCCCAAATCGGTTACGGCAGAGGAAATCAACTCTACGGTTAAAAAATACTCCGAGGGATCCATGTCCAGATATCTGGGATACGAGACGGACGACTGCGTGTCCATGGACTTCGTCCATGACAGTCGATCCTCTATCTTCGCCCCAAACCATACTATGGCTATAGACAACATGGTCAAGGTACTGTCTTGGTACGATAACGAATGGGGATATTCGTGCCGTTGTCTGGACCTGGTCAATCACATGATCAGAAAGGGGCTGTAG
- the whiA gene encoding DNA-binding protein WhiA, with protein MRRLWKKTSWGGYFDLGKMLHVPERHRGTVQLEMPIDLFRTIQSKELSGSFIRWAWVRGIFGAVGSVFFPKRGYYFLFRVPYDEILTGLKDHLQKNDLSVSYRRGSGCVEAMVRGQNDIVDLMIGMGLPDAALKMEEKAIVRSMRDRANRLVNCDASNIRKTVDAARRQIALATFLKKNGHEDELPPDLAELIDLRIANPSASLNELGSAMNSPVSKSTVTYRWKKILSIAETYGFSYDD; from the coding sequence ATGAGACGTTTGTGGAAGAAAACCTCCTGGGGAGGCTATTTTGACCTGGGAAAAATGTTGCACGTTCCAGAGAGACACAGAGGTACCGTGCAACTGGAGATGCCCATAGACCTATTCAGAACCATTCAGTCGAAAGAGCTTAGCGGCTCCTTCATTCGTTGGGCCTGGGTCAGAGGGATATTCGGCGCCGTAGGCTCTGTATTTTTCCCTAAACGAGGATATTACTTTCTATTTCGAGTTCCTTACGACGAAATACTCACGGGCCTAAAGGATCATCTTCAGAAAAACGACCTCTCCGTCTCGTATCGGAGGGGATCCGGTTGTGTCGAAGCCATGGTGAGAGGTCAAAACGACATTGTAGATCTAATGATAGGCATGGGATTACCCGATGCAGCTTTGAAGATGGAGGAAAAGGCCATCGTCAGATCCATGAGAGACAGGGCTAATCGTCTGGTAAATTGTGATGCCTCCAATATAAGAAAGACCGTCGATGCCGCTAGGCGTCAGATAGCCCTTGCGACATTCCTTAAGAAAAACGGCCATGAAGATGAGCTACCTCCCGATTTGGCCGAACTTATCGATCTGAGAATCGCCAATCCAAGCGCCAGCCTGAACGAACTGGGATCTGCAATGAACTCTCCCGTAAGCAAGAGTACCGTAACTTATCGGTGGAAAAAGATCCTGTCCATCGCCGAGACCTACGGTTTTAGCTACGATGATTAA
- a CDS encoding gluconeogenesis factor YvcK family protein, with the protein MRHLWPFLWGLSVGVIAGALFKRGRTGVRSSPPTKDSGVSFRLSSGPYVVAVGGGTGLSAFLMGLKGFTKNITAVVTVTDEGGSSGRITRDWGVLPPGDIRNCIVALSENDDVLRSFMDFRFDKGDLAGHSLGNLMLLASAEMTGDFKLAVERINQLLAIRGRVLPVSTENIVLRGKTSDGKQFKGELEISNFGTDLDEIWLEPSDAKPIKEVMAAVDTADLIVLGPGSLFTSVIPNLLIRNFRERIKKGLAPTVYVANIMTQPRETEGMSVTEHLNWIEKVLGKLPDYVIVNDQEVPRGLLERYKAEGAEPLYLNDDEEVKLYEKGCKVLRGSFLRVDRVKGEPVIRHDGGHLSEAIFSLIQKKDGGTF; encoded by the coding sequence ATGAGGCATCTATGGCCCTTTTTATGGGGACTTTCAGTAGGTGTTATCGCTGGAGCACTCTTTAAGAGGGGAAGGACAGGAGTCCGATCGTCCCCTCCGACGAAAGACTCCGGTGTCTCCTTTCGTCTTTCATCTGGACCTTATGTGGTGGCTGTAGGCGGAGGTACCGGTCTATCCGCCTTTCTGATGGGGTTGAAAGGATTCACGAAAAACATAACGGCGGTCGTAACCGTCACCGATGAAGGCGGTAGCTCGGGACGTATCACCAGGGACTGGGGAGTCCTTCCCCCCGGAGATATCCGAAACTGCATCGTGGCTTTGAGCGAGAACGACGACGTATTGAGATCCTTTATGGACTTTCGCTTCGACAAAGGAGACCTAGCTGGACATAGTCTGGGGAATCTCATGTTGTTGGCCTCGGCTGAGATGACAGGAGACTTTAAGCTGGCGGTGGAGAGGATCAATCAACTTCTAGCGATAAGAGGCCGCGTTCTTCCGGTCTCCACTGAAAACATCGTTCTTCGGGGAAAGACAAGCGACGGGAAGCAATTCAAAGGAGAGCTCGAGATTTCAAATTTCGGCACGGACCTGGACGAGATATGGCTGGAACCGTCGGACGCAAAGCCTATCAAAGAGGTTATGGCTGCTGTAGACACGGCAGATCTTATCGTATTAGGCCCCGGAAGTCTCTTTACAAGCGTGATCCCCAACCTTCTCATAAGAAATTTTAGAGAAAGGATAAAAAAGGGATTGGCTCCCACCGTATACGTGGCCAATATAATGACACAGCCTAGAGAGACCGAGGGAATGTCGGTAACGGAACATCTAAATTGGATAGAGAAAGTCCTAGGGAAACTACCTGACTACGTCATAGTGAACGATCAGGAGGTCCCACGGGGACTGTTGGAACGATACAAAGCGGAGGGTGCGGAACCTCTCTATCTGAACGACGACGAAGAGGTCAAACTTTACGAAAAAGGCTGCAAGGTCCTGCGGGGCTCTTTTCTAAGGGTAGATCGAGTAAAGGGAGAACCGGTCATAAGACATGACGGAGGACATCTATCGGAGGCCATTTTCTCCTTGATACAGAAGAAGGACGGTGGAACTTTCTAA
- the rapZ gene encoding RNase adapter RapZ translates to MGIYNVKKLVVVTGLSGSGKSSTLNILEDQGLFAVDNIPAALLPQLLELLGTHDSAVVNGVAVVVDVRGKDLDRFVTISREIRARVEDFSVVFLDATDEVLVQRFNTTRRSHPLGDGVTILEGIKRERDLLASIRQEADIIVDTSNLDIRSFRPALLKALGSPDPQLTVLFSSFGFKHGIPNDSDYVMDVRFLPNPYYVPSLRDLTGTDEPVKQYIKEQFPDWEVFLDKTVDFFEFLLPQYGRVGKSSMHIAIGCTGGRHRSVAMVEWLELIFEEQGYRVTSSHRDIDKH, encoded by the coding sequence TTGGGAATATACAATGTGAAGAAGCTGGTGGTGGTCACAGGACTCTCCGGCAGCGGTAAATCCAGTACCCTTAATATCCTGGAGGACCAAGGCTTATTCGCCGTGGACAACATCCCTGCGGCACTTCTTCCTCAGCTTCTGGAACTTTTGGGGACTCATGATTCCGCCGTCGTAAACGGCGTGGCCGTAGTTGTAGACGTGAGAGGAAAAGACCTGGATCGATTCGTGACGATCTCCAGAGAAATCAGAGCTAGGGTAGAGGATTTTTCCGTCGTCTTTCTGGACGCCACCGACGAAGTCCTCGTACAAAGATTCAACACCACCAGACGGAGCCACCCTTTGGGAGATGGCGTAACCATACTAGAGGGTATAAAAAGGGAAAGAGACCTTCTCGCATCCATAAGGCAGGAAGCGGATATCATCGTAGACACCTCCAATCTTGATATAAGATCGTTTAGGCCAGCACTTTTAAAAGCTCTGGGATCACCGGATCCTCAGCTCACGGTCCTTTTTTCCTCGTTTGGGTTTAAACACGGAATACCGAACGACAGCGACTACGTCATGGACGTCAGGTTCTTACCTAATCCCTACTACGTTCCCAGCCTTAGAGATCTTACAGGCACGGACGAACCGGTAAAACAGTATATAAAGGAACAATTCCCGGACTGGGAAGTTTTTTTAGACAAGACCGTCGATTTCTTTGAGTTCTTACTTCCTCAATATGGTAGGGTTGGAAAGAGCTCAATGCACATAGCTATAGGATGCACCGGAGGACGACACAGGTCCGTAGCCATGGTCGAATGGCTCGAGTTAATTTTCGAGGAACAGGGTTATCGTGTGACCTCTTCCCATAGAGACATCGATAAACATTGA
- a CDS encoding SPOR domain-containing protein — translation MPFGDLMLPILGLVALGFLVFGIKIFFLPDKDDPYGKYVQEASPVPSQPRNIDVPIEEERSLDENDVSVEDGTVIAVPISMKEAEDKPRETSHKKSVSQPKPTSAPSRSSATAKNSSWYVQVGAFKQRSMAKALASKVDSKGYSTIIGEGIVNGTRYYRVWIPGGTSRNQATAVGERLKKLGYPYFVFLRR, via the coding sequence TTGCCCTTTGGAGATCTGATGCTACCGATACTTGGCCTGGTGGCGTTGGGGTTTTTAGTCTTCGGGATAAAGATTTTTTTTCTCCCCGATAAAGACGATCCTTATGGAAAATACGTCCAGGAGGCTAGTCCCGTCCCATCTCAGCCCCGAAATATAGACGTCCCTATAGAAGAAGAGCGTTCTTTGGACGAGAACGATGTCTCGGTGGAAGACGGTACAGTGATTGCCGTTCCCATATCCATGAAAGAGGCTGAGGACAAACCAAGAGAGACTTCTCATAAAAAAAGCGTATCTCAACCGAAGCCTACGAGCGCCCCTTCCAGGTCCTCTGCCACCGCAAAAAACTCCTCTTGGTATGTTCAGGTCGGTGCCTTCAAACAACGATCGATGGCTAAGGCCTTGGCGTCTAAGGTCGATTCCAAGGGGTACTCGACTATAATAGGCGAGGGGATAGTGAACGGAACCAGATATTACAGGGTTTGGATTCCCGGCGGGACCTCACGTAACCAGGCTACTGCCGTTGGAGAGAGGCTAAAAAAACTGGGATATCCTTATTTTGTGTTTCTCAGGAGGTAG
- the ftsZ gene encoding cell division protein FtsZ, translating into MDMNGVFKVTSESSPHREVIKVVGVGGGGGNALNNIIRSGVTGVEFLAVNTDMASLSLSEAPTRLILGKELTKGHGAGADPQIGHGAAKESFDELKEVLVGADMVFLTAGMGGGTGTGASPVIAEIARETGSLVVAVVTTPFFWEGKRRKSQADMGIKALQEKVDALIVIENDKLMEISDKNTVLTDAFRMADDVLRQAVQGVTDLILRPALVNVDFADVRSVMQNAGSAIMGIGEGRGDNRAVMAAQAAINSPLMSIPMTGAKGVLFNITGGADVGIFEIHEAAGIINEASDGDANIIWGSAIDEEMEDRIKITVIATGFSDYEQAKSKATPFGKINTGSGSKSTTQRKEKKTSGIKLEPTDLSPDEDGPDMFELPGLPKDSYDVPSYIRKVRRTRDKDKDNGGR; encoded by the coding sequence ATGGACATGAATGGTGTCTTTAAAGTCACCTCGGAGAGCAGTCCGCACAGAGAGGTGATCAAGGTCGTCGGTGTCGGAGGAGGCGGAGGCAACGCCCTCAACAACATTATCCGAAGCGGCGTGACCGGAGTAGAGTTTTTAGCCGTCAATACCGATATGGCATCCTTAAGTCTATCGGAAGCTCCGACCCGTCTGATACTGGGGAAGGAGCTCACCAAAGGACACGGGGCCGGAGCAGACCCTCAGATAGGGCACGGAGCCGCCAAAGAGTCTTTCGACGAACTCAAGGAGGTCTTGGTCGGAGCCGATATGGTCTTTTTGACCGCGGGAATGGGCGGAGGAACCGGAACCGGTGCTAGCCCGGTCATAGCGGAGATAGCCAGGGAAACCGGGTCTCTCGTAGTTGCGGTAGTGACGACTCCTTTCTTCTGGGAGGGTAAAAGACGAAAATCTCAGGCCGATATGGGGATAAAGGCCCTTCAGGAAAAAGTCGATGCTCTGATAGTTATCGAGAACGACAAATTGATGGAGATTTCCGATAAAAACACCGTCCTGACCGATGCCTTTAGAATGGCAGACGACGTCCTTCGTCAGGCAGTTCAAGGGGTGACCGATCTGATCCTGAGGCCTGCACTCGTGAACGTCGACTTCGCCGATGTCCGATCGGTAATGCAGAATGCGGGATCAGCCATTATGGGCATAGGAGAGGGACGAGGCGACAACAGGGCGGTCATGGCAGCCCAGGCTGCCATAAACAGTCCTCTGATGTCAATACCAATGACCGGAGCAAAGGGAGTTCTCTTCAATATAACCGGAGGAGCGGACGTCGGCATATTCGAGATCCACGAGGCCGCCGGGATCATAAACGAAGCCTCCGACGGTGACGCCAACATCATATGGGGAAGCGCCATAGATGAGGAGATGGAGGACAGAATAAAGATAACTGTCATAGCGACAGGGTTCTCCGACTACGAACAGGCCAAATCCAAGGCGACTCCTTTTGGAAAGATAAACACCGGATCGGGGTCCAAGTCCACGACTCAGAGAAAAGAGAAGAAGACCTCCGGTATAAAATTAGAACCTACGGACCTCTCTCCCGATGAAGATGGTCCGGATATGTTCGAGCTCCCAGGGCTCCCGAAAGACTCATACGACGTTCCGTCCTACATAAGAAAGGTTCGTAGGACCCGCGATAAAGATAAAGACAACGGAGGAAGGTAG
- the ftsA gene encoding cell division protein FtsA, giving the protein MKREPDIFVGLDLGTSKVSVVVAERDVRSDEAQIIGVGQAPSAGIRKGMIVNLEQAVLAVRRALKEAETMVGFTLDDVTVAFSGVEVDSVMSHGMVSLGRTPRQIEIDDVERVIETAQSELSVSSNRSVLHTIPVKYSIDGNSGIDDPLGMTGIRLEIELQSVVVPTTALQNVVNCVEKAGARVNGLVVKPLVAALGSLSSEERTAGAVVVSIGGGTTGVAIFVDGRPIRLSVIPIGGDHITNDLAYVAKIPISVAEELKKRLSLEPPEEDEEFEVVIRGKAKTMPIDALVEVVSCRLEELFSHHVKEILDGMNYHAFPSGIILTGGVALTEGLEGFVSDVMSLPVRVGVPIVSHQMPPGMSSCQYSSLAGIVRYLVERDRHRYRYIETSIGVLRGGGYTSREPSTRRVPSFGEARGVFDSIKRAFKDLF; this is encoded by the coding sequence GTGAAAAGAGAGCCTGACATTTTCGTAGGTCTTGATCTCGGCACCTCCAAGGTGTCCGTCGTCGTGGCGGAAAGAGACGTCCGTTCCGACGAGGCCCAGATCATAGGGGTGGGGCAGGCTCCCTCCGCAGGGATAAGAAAAGGCATGATAGTCAACCTGGAACAGGCCGTTTTAGCCGTAAGAAGGGCTTTGAAGGAAGCGGAAACCATGGTCGGTTTCACCCTGGACGATGTCACAGTTGCTTTTAGCGGAGTAGAGGTCGACAGCGTGATGTCTCACGGTATGGTCTCTCTGGGAAGGACGCCCCGACAGATCGAGATAGACGATGTAGAGAGAGTTATCGAGACGGCGCAAAGCGAGCTTTCCGTGTCATCCAACAGGAGTGTACTTCATACAATTCCGGTGAAATACTCTATAGATGGAAACTCCGGAATAGATGATCCTCTAGGGATGACGGGGATCCGCCTTGAGATAGAGCTTCAATCGGTGGTGGTGCCCACCACCGCACTTCAAAACGTGGTAAATTGCGTGGAGAAAGCTGGCGCCCGAGTTAACGGACTGGTCGTAAAACCTCTCGTAGCGGCCCTAGGATCTCTATCCTCAGAAGAGAGGACCGCCGGAGCGGTGGTGGTCTCCATAGGTGGAGGGACTACCGGGGTAGCCATATTCGTGGATGGCCGTCCTATACGACTATCCGTAATTCCCATAGGAGGAGACCACATTACCAACGACCTTGCCTATGTAGCCAAGATTCCAATAAGCGTAGCGGAGGAGTTGAAGAAACGTCTGTCTCTAGAGCCTCCGGAAGAGGACGAGGAGTTCGAGGTCGTGATAAGAGGCAAGGCAAAAACCATGCCTATAGACGCCTTGGTAGAGGTCGTTTCCTGTCGGTTGGAGGAACTGTTTTCTCACCACGTGAAAGAGATCCTGGACGGCATGAACTACCACGCTTTCCCATCGGGGATCATCCTTACAGGGGGAGTCGCATTGACTGAAGGTCTGGAGGGATTTGTATCCGATGTCATGTCATTGCCGGTGAGAGTTGGGGTTCCCATAGTATCCCACCAGATGCCTCCTGGCATGAGCTCATGTCAATACTCTTCCTTGGCGGGAATCGTGCGCTATCTAGTGGAAAGAGACAGGCATCGATATCGCTATATAGAGACCTCGATTGGAGTATTGAGAGGCGGAGGATACACGTCAAGAGAACCGTCAACTAGACGTGTGCCAAGCTTCGGAGAGGCAAGAGGGGTCTTCGATTCTATAAAGAGGGCCTTCAAAGATCTGTTTTAA
- the murC gene encoding UDP-N-acetylmuramate--L-alanine ligase, with product MEIKEINLDEVRHIHLMGIGGAGMSGLALLLKELGFDVSGCDMSYGFYVEKVAQADIDFNIGHSSDHLSQFSPDLLVYSSAIPEDNEELVVARESGIAVAQRAQVLSAIFDVRYGIGVAGTHGKTTTSSMIGLILSGAGLEPTVAIGGELCDIGCNARLGSGPHMVAELDESDGSFLCFHPTISVITNVDWDHVNHYPDFDSVLNTFESFSQNLRKGGLSVLCGEDGGVQSLLKMMEKDSPKVTYGWGDRWDWGATDIEYNHGGGVSFSVRKHGRSIGRIELSVSGDHNVLNALASCIVADMLSVPFDVIKRTLRQFKGAKRRLQFKGGVEHIDVYDDYGHHPREVEATLKAISQIFPERKILVAFQPHRFTRTAAMAENFAEVLTYADKVVVLPIYPADEPPVDGVTSHMIGDHLSKKNHPSFFVTDRKKDAIDKVMSLVEEGDVILTLGAGDIADLGDILVKEIGRKNIVPRSIAVGV from the coding sequence TTGGAAATAAAGGAGATAAACTTGGATGAGGTTCGCCATATACATCTGATGGGGATCGGCGGTGCCGGAATGAGCGGTCTAGCCCTTCTTTTAAAAGAACTTGGCTTCGATGTCAGTGGCTGCGACATGTCCTATGGATTCTACGTTGAGAAAGTGGCCCAAGCCGACATAGATTTCAATATAGGTCATAGTTCGGACCACCTATCCCAGTTCTCTCCCGACCTTTTAGTCTATAGCAGTGCGATTCCCGAGGATAACGAAGAGCTGGTAGTCGCCAGAGAAAGCGGTATAGCCGTCGCTCAGAGGGCTCAGGTATTGAGCGCCATATTCGACGTTAGATACGGAATAGGAGTGGCAGGTACCCACGGAAAGACCACTACATCTTCAATGATAGGCCTAATTCTAAGCGGCGCTGGGCTTGAGCCTACCGTCGCTATAGGTGGCGAGCTGTGCGACATAGGTTGCAATGCCAGACTCGGATCGGGTCCTCACATGGTCGCCGAACTCGACGAAAGCGACGGTTCCTTTCTATGTTTTCATCCCACCATATCGGTTATAACGAACGTCGATTGGGATCACGTAAACCACTATCCCGATTTTGACTCCGTCCTTAATACCTTCGAGTCTTTCTCCCAAAATCTTAGGAAGGGTGGCTTGTCCGTACTCTGCGGAGAGGACGGGGGAGTACAATCTTTGCTGAAAATGATGGAAAAAGATAGTCCTAAAGTCACCTACGGCTGGGGAGACAGATGGGATTGGGGAGCCACGGACATAGAGTATAATCATGGTGGCGGCGTTTCCTTTTCCGTCAGAAAACACGGTAGATCTATAGGCAGAATAGAGCTCTCCGTTTCGGGCGACCACAACGTGTTGAACGCCTTGGCATCCTGTATAGTGGCAGACATGTTGTCAGTCCCGTTCGACGTGATAAAGAGAACCTTACGTCAGTTTAAAGGTGCGAAAAGACGGTTGCAGTTCAAGGGCGGAGTCGAGCATATAGATGTATACGACGATTACGGCCATCATCCACGGGAGGTGGAGGCGACCTTGAAGGCCATAAGTCAGATCTTTCCTGAGAGAAAGATCCTGGTGGCCTTTCAGCCTCATCGATTTACAAGGACGGCAGCCATGGCGGAGAACTTTGCCGAAGTCCTGACATATGCCGATAAGGTCGTCGTATTGCCTATTTACCCAGCCGACGAACCACCTGTAGACGGTGTGACATCTCACATGATAGGGGATCATCTATCGAAGAAAAATCACCCGTCATTTTTCGTGACGGACAGAAAAAAGGACGCCATAGATAAAGTCATGTCCCTGGTTGAGGAGGGAGATGTGATCTTGACTCTAGGGGCGGGAGATATAGCGGATCTAGGGGATATACTTGTAAAAGAGATAGGTCGTAAGAATATAGTCCCTCGTTCAATAGCTGTAGGGGTTTGA